One genomic segment of Musa acuminata AAA Group cultivar baxijiao chromosome BXJ3-3, Cavendish_Baxijiao_AAA, whole genome shotgun sequence includes these proteins:
- the LOC135632429 gene encoding uncharacterized protein LOC135632429 has translation MGKNKQSIGPLFDTLRMERVRTILTHTYPYPHEHSRHAMTAVMVGCLFFISSDNMHTLIQKLDKNFKWWSMYFCLIGFFYFFSSPFVRKTIKPSYSNFSRWYIAWIFVAALYHLPSFQSMGVDLRMNLSLFLTIYISSVFFLIVFHIIFLGLWYVGLVSRVAGKRPEILAIIQNCTVISIACCVFYSHCGNLAVVRENHFDRRTSSWLSFSFWKRQETNTWISKFLRMNEFKDQICSSWFAPVGSASDYPLFSKWVLYGELTCSGSCPGLSDEISPLFSLWATFMGLYMANYVVERSTGWALTHPSSISEYEKLKKQMKPDFLDMVPWYSGTSTDLFKTVFDLMVSVTLFLGRFDMRMMQAAMSKVPDEAKNGDLFYDHLSERDDLWFDFVADTGDGGNSTYTVARLLAQRSLHLSLGDSTRSLQRGDLLLIGGDLAYPNPSAYTYERRLFCPFEDALQPPSWYKAEHIAVSKPELPYGVSEMKQYDGPQCFIIPGNHDWFDGLHTFMRYVCHKSWLGGWFMPQKKSYFALKLTKGWWVFGLDQALHGDIDVYQFKFFAEICRQKVQENDCVIVITHEPNWLLDWYWNDVTGKNVSHLIKDYLHGRCKLRIAGDLHHYMRHSFVPSEKPVYVEHLLVNGCGGAFLHPTHVFRNFNSFYGSSFKSNATYPSYDDSSRIALGNILKFRRKNWQFDFIGGIIYFILVFSMFPQCDVFRILHDDSLSGRLNNFFSTMWRNFLYMLEHSHVSLVGTLLLTVASFFFLPTKLSRKSRAVIGVLHVSAHMFAALILMLLLELAIDICVRNRLLATAGYHTLYEWYRSMESEHFPDPTGLRARIEQWTFGLYPACIKYLMSAFDVPEVMAVSRSTICRKGIETLPRGGAIIYYASVFLYFWVLSTPVVSLVFGSYLYICINWFHIHFDEAFSSLRIANYKAFTRFHITPTGDLEVFTLAVDKVPKDWKLDSKWDTEPKEPLQLSHLRMFPSKWTAATGTDPVNSVRIIDHFVIQRTPNSTADANG, from the exons ATGGGCAAAAATAAGCAGTCTATTGGTCCTTTGTTTGATACCCTCAGAATGGAGAGGGTTAGGACAATCTTAACTCACACCTATCCTTATCCACATGAACATTCAAGGCATGCAATGACGGCAGTTATGGTTGGATGCCTGTTCTTTATATCTTCTGACAACATGCATACCCTTATTCAGAAGTTGGACAAGAATTTCAAATGGTGGTCCATGTACTTCTGCTTGATtggttttttctattttttctcaTCTCCTTTTGTCAGGAAAACTATTAAACCAAGCTATTCAAACTTTAGTCGCTG GTATATTGCATGGATCTTTGTAGCAGCCTTATATCATCTCCCGAGTTTTCAGTCGATGGGAGTGGATTTGCGGATGAATCTTTCTCTATTTTTGACAATTTATATCTCTTCAGTCTTTTTTCTTATTGTGTTTCATATCATATTTCTTGGCCTTTGGTATGTGGGTCTTGTTTCTCGTGTAGCAGGGAAACGGCCAGAAATCCTAGCCATCATCCAGAATTGTACA GTCATTAGTATAGCTTGCTGTGTATTCTATAGTCATTGTGGAAACCTAGCTGTTGTAAGAGAAAACCACTTTGATAGAAGGACTTCAAGTTGGTTGTCCTTTTCGTTTTGGAAGAGGCAAGAAACAAACACTTGGATATCAAAGTTTCTCAGAATGAATGAGTTTAAAGACCAGATTTGTTCATCTTGGTTTGCTCCAGTTGGATCTGCAAGCGACTATCCTCTTTTTTCTAAATGGGTCCTTTATGGGGAG CTAACATGCAGTGGATCATGTCCTGGTCTTTCCGATGAAATATCCCCTTTATTCTCATTGTGGGCGACATTTATGGGACTTTACATGGCTAATTATGTGGTGGAACGGTCAACTGG ATGGGCTCTCACACACCCTTCATCAATATCAGAATACGAGAAGTTGAAAAAGCAAATGAAGCCTGATTTCTTGGATATGGTTCCATGGTACTCAGG GACATCAACTGATTTATTCAAAACGGTATTTGATCTCATGGTGTCAGTAACTTTGTTTCTGGGTCGGTTTGATATGCGTATGATGCAG GCTGCTATGAGCAAGGTTCCAGATGAAGCCAAGAATGGTGATCTTTTCTATGACCATTTGTCAGAAAGAGACGATTTGTGGTTTGATTTTGTTGCAGACACTGGTGATGGTGGGAACTCGACATATACAGTGGCTCGACTATTGGCCCAACGTTCACTACATTTGAGCCTTGGTGACTCTACCCGTTCTCTTCAACgtggtgatttgcttcttattggAGGGGATCTTGC GTATCCAAATCCTTCTGCATATACATATGAGAGACGCTTATTCTGTCCTTTTGAAGATGCTCTCCAGCCTCCATCCTGGTACAAAGCTGAACATATAGCAGTAAGCAAACCAGAGCTTCCGTATGGTGTGTCAGAAATGAAGCAATATGATGGGCCTCAATGTTTTATAATTCCTGGCAACCATG ATTGGTTTGATGGGCTTCACACTTTTATGAGATATGTGTGCCACAAGAGCTGGTTGGGTGGGTGGTTTATGCCTCAGAAGAAGAGTTATTTTGCTTTGAAGCTTACCAAAGGATGGTGGGTGTTTGGTCTTGACCAGGCTCTTCATGGTGACATTGATGTCTACCAGTTCAAATTTTTTGCAGAAATATGTCGGCAAAAG GTTCAAGAAAATGACTGTGTCATTGTAATAACCCATGAGCCTAATTGGCTTCTTGATTGGTACTGGAATGATGTCACGGGGAAAAATGTCTCTCATCTGATAAAGGACTACCTGCATGGTAGATGTAAGCTTCGCATTGCTGGGGATTTGCACCATTATATGCGCCATTCTTTTGTTCCATCAGAGAAGCCTGTTTATGTGGAACATTTGCTTGTAAACGGTTGTGGTGGAGCCTTTTTGCACCCTACACATGTTTTCCGAAACTTTAATAGCTTTTATGGAAGTTCTTTCAAAAGCAACGCTACGTATCCTTCTTATGATGATTCTAGTAGG ATTGCTTTGGGCAATATTCTGAAGTTCAGAAGAAAGAAttggcaatttgatttcattggtGGTATCATATACTTCATATTGGTGTTTTCTATGTTTCCACAG TGTGATGTTTTCCGCATCTTACATGATGATTCACTGTCTGGACGTCTCAACAACTTCTTTAGTACAATGTGGAGGAACTTCTTGTATATGTTGGAACACTCTCATGTTTCTCTGGTGGGTACTCTCCTGTTGACAGTGGCATCATTTTTCTTTTTGCCAACAAAACTATCACGGAAGAGCCGGGCTGTAATTGGCGTTCTTCATGTTTCTGCTCACATGTTTGCTGCCCTGATTTTGATGTTGCTTTTGGAATTGGCTATTGATATATGTGTCCGCAATCGTCTATTAGCAACTGCAG GCTATCACACTCTCTATGAATGGTATCGATCCATGGAAAGTGAGCATTTCCCAGATCCAACTGGACTACGTGCCCGTATTGAACAATGGACATTTGGACTTTATCCTGCCTGTATAAAGTACCTCATGTCGGCTTTTGACGTTCCTGAG GTTATGGCTGTCAGTAGAAGCACAATCTGCAGGAAAGGGATTGAGACCCTTCCACGTGGTGGTGCCATTATCTACTATGCTTCAGTATTTCTGTATTTCTGGGTCCTCTCTACGCCCGTTGTATCTCTGGTATTTGGCAGCTATTTATATATCTGCATCAACTGGTTCCACATTCACTTTGATGAAGCCTTTTCCTCCCTTCGCATTGCAAACTATAAGGCATTTACTCGCTTCCATATTACTCCGACTGGTGATCTTGAAGTCTTCACTCTTGCAGTTGATAAG GTTCCGAAGGACTGGAAGCTGGATTCCAAGTGGGACACCGAACCGAAAGAGCCACTGCAGTTGAGCCATCTCAGAATGTTCCCCAGCAAATGGACGGCGGCTACTGGCACAGACCCAGTTAACTCTGTGCGCATTATCGACCATTTTGTCATCCAACGGACACCGAACTCTACTGCTGATGCAAATGGTTGA